The following proteins are encoded in a genomic region of Micromonospora olivasterospora:
- a CDS encoding ISL3 family transposase encodes MRLTRLLHRQAGLERAVVEGVRLDDDTDGEVLVISARPRKGAARRCGRCRARAPWYDRGWGRRRWRHLDFGTLRVVIEAAVPRVDCAEHGPTVIAVPWARHGARFTTAFEDTAAWLAARTSASAVTGLLRIAWRSVVAIVGRVVDAAAAGTDRLAGLKRIGIDEVAYRKGQRYLTLVVDHDTGRLVWAADGRDKATVAAFFDELGAQRAAALTHVSADAAAWIGDVVAERAPQAVRCLDPYHLVAWVTDALDEVRRAVWNTARGGKGGRTEASKTLKDARWALWKNPPNLTDKQKATLATIQATNRPLYRAYLLKEQFREIIAVKGADGRLLLQAWLRWASRSKLAPFVKLAKTIRRHLPAIHNMLDSGLSNARIEANNVHLRVLTRQAYGYHSAKALITMANLRRGGLCPPLPGRS; translated from the coding sequence GTGCGTTTGACCAGGTTATTGCATCGACAGGCAGGGCTGGAACGGGCCGTCGTCGAGGGCGTGCGCCTCGATGACGACACCGACGGTGAGGTCTTGGTGATCTCTGCCCGGCCGCGCAAGGGCGCGGCGCGTCGCTGCGGGCGCTGCCGGGCTCGCGCGCCGTGGTACGACCGCGGCTGGGGCAGACGGCGGTGGCGGCACCTGGACTTCGGCACGCTGCGGGTGGTCATCGAGGCCGCCGTGCCTCGGGTCGACTGTGCCGAGCACGGGCCGACGGTGATCGCGGTGCCGTGGGCGCGTCACGGTGCCCGGTTCACCACGGCGTTCGAGGACACCGCGGCGTGGCTGGCCGCGCGCACGTCCGCGTCGGCGGTGACCGGGCTGCTACGCATCGCCTGGCGCAGCGTGGTCGCCATCGTCGGCCGGGTCGTCGACGCTGCCGCCGCCGGCACCGATCGACTGGCCGGACTCAAACGGATCGGTATCGACGAGGTCGCCTACCGCAAGGGCCAGCGCTACCTGACCCTGGTCGTCGATCACGACACCGGCCGCCTGGTGTGGGCCGCCGACGGGCGGGACAAGGCCACCGTCGCCGCGTTCTTCGACGAGCTGGGCGCGCAGCGGGCCGCGGCGCTGACCCACGTGTCGGCCGACGCCGCCGCCTGGATCGGTGACGTGGTGGCCGAGCGGGCGCCGCAGGCGGTCCGCTGCCTTGACCCCTATCACCTGGTCGCCTGGGTCACCGACGCCCTCGACGAGGTACGCCGGGCGGTGTGGAACACCGCCCGTGGCGGCAAAGGCGGCCGCACCGAGGCGTCCAAGACCCTCAAAGACGCCCGGTGGGCGCTGTGGAAGAACCCGCCGAACCTGACCGACAAGCAGAAGGCGACCCTGGCCACGATCCAGGCCACCAACCGGCCGCTGTACCGGGCGTACCTGCTCAAGGAACAGTTCCGGGAGATCATCGCGGTCAAGGGCGCCGACGGCAGGCTCCTGCTGCAGGCGTGGCTACGCTGGGCGAGCCGGTCGAAGCTGGCCCCGTTCGTCAAGCTGGCCAAGACGATTCGCCGTCACCTGCCCGCGATCCACAACATGCTCGACAGCGGACTGTCCAACGCCCGCATCGAGGCCAACAACGTCCACCTGCGCGTGCTGACCCGCCAGGCCTACGGCTACCACAGCGCCAAAGCGTTGATCACCATGGCCAACCTCCGCCGCGGCGGCCTCTGCCCACCACTACCCGGACGATCATGA
- a CDS encoding transposase family protein, whose product MIAYRAMVDVPRELVRYLSRLLAAERRAKGTRRGTRALTCFYQALLVLVWFRKAEDVTLLGAGFGISRATAYRYRDEGIAVLAAQAQDLHTALRRVADDGWSHVILDGKLFDCDRLTETTLSVKGEIIDAWYSGKHRDFGANIQAIIRPDGLPIWTSAAMPGHLHDTSCARELGVTAALNWSAAELDLPALGDSGYESAGHGIKTPVKQPTDGSRLAPDNRAYNRLLRGLRWQGERGFAILIGRWKTLRHTTASPRRIGDVVAAALHLTHFEYKYLPESC is encoded by the coding sequence GTGATCGCATATCGTGCCATGGTTGACGTCCCGAGGGAACTCGTGCGGTACCTCAGCCGGCTGCTTGCCGCGGAACGCCGAGCCAAGGGGACACGGCGCGGCACCCGCGCGTTGACCTGCTTCTACCAGGCACTGCTGGTGCTGGTCTGGTTCCGCAAGGCCGAGGACGTGACCCTGCTCGGCGCCGGGTTCGGCATCTCCCGGGCGACCGCGTACCGCTACCGCGACGAGGGCATCGCCGTGCTCGCCGCGCAGGCGCAGGATCTGCACACCGCGCTGCGCCGAGTCGCCGACGACGGCTGGTCCCACGTGATCCTCGACGGCAAGCTGTTCGACTGCGACCGGCTCACCGAGACCACCCTGTCGGTCAAGGGCGAGATCATCGACGCCTGGTACTCCGGAAAGCACCGAGACTTCGGCGCGAACATCCAAGCGATCATCCGCCCGGACGGACTGCCGATCTGGACATCGGCGGCGATGCCCGGGCACCTGCACGACACCAGCTGCGCCCGCGAACTCGGGGTGACCGCCGCGCTGAACTGGTCCGCCGCCGAACTGGACCTACCCGCACTGGGCGACTCCGGCTACGAAAGCGCAGGCCACGGCATCAAGACCCCGGTCAAGCAGCCTACTGACGGCAGCCGGCTCGCACCCGACAACCGCGCCTACAACCGGCTGCTGCGCGGGCTGCGCTGGCAAGGCGAACGCGGCTTCGCCATCCTGATCGGACGCTGGAAAACGCTACGCCATACCACCGCCAGCCCACGCCGGATCGGCGACGTCGTCGCCGCCGCGCTGCATCTGACTCATTTCGAGTACAAGTACCTACCCGAATCTTGTTGA